The genomic interval CTGTAGCTTAGAGATGATAGCATATTGACCAAGTGTGAAATATCTCGTGTGTCACCACTATGATAAGAGCGATAGAGACGATTTTGGGAACCGCTACAACCTCTAAAATTAAGCGCCGCGACATCATAGCCATTATTAACAAGCAGTTTAGCCATCCCTAACATGTAAGGGCGCTGTGCATCACCCTCTAGCCCGTGAAGTAGTAATGCTACTTTTGAGGCACGCTTACGCGAAAGAGAACTATCTGTATATGACCAGTCAATATCCACAAAATCACCATCTGGGAGTTCTAGTCGTTTACGATTTTGTGACACTCCATGTACCCGCCGTATTTTTGCAGAATATATAGTTGAAAAATGAGCATTTTTAAAAAGCCCTATTGCTTTGTAAGGAGACTGTATAATAGGCATTTATAAGGTGAGGTTTCCCAATGTTAGTTTTTGTGATAAAAAATTTAAATTACATCTAAAGGCAAAAAAATAAAATTATAGATTTAAACTTTACTTAATAATAACAATTCGGAATAAATTTTGAATACTTTTATAAAAATTCTATAATTATGATGACATCAAAAATTTATATAACAGCTTTTTCAATAATTTGTGCACTAGTTTGTATTCAATGTAATTCTACAGAAAGTGCAGCGAAAAAACAAAAGGTCGAACTTTCGAGTCCAAATTTTGTAAACGAAACCATTTATTTTAATTCCTATACCGCAGGTACTAAGGAGGGTGGTACTGGCTATGAAATCCATCTAGAGAACTTTGATCTTCCAGAAAACGTAAAATTAAATAAAGTTTATTTTGCAGGCCAGTCTGGTGATGTATACCCAACATCAATCGGTTATAGTGCGCGTACTAAAGAAATGAGCACAGGAAAAGAAGATGTGATTATGTCAAGTGATGTAAATAAGGAGGCTGCAAATAACGTTCCAAGCACTACCGTGAAATTCCCTTTTCCGTTAACAGAGAGTCAAGCAGGTATTCAGTATACAGAGAATGGGGTTGTAAAATATACTATTATGAATAGTGTGCTTCAAAGAGAGCCTATCTACTATCCTAGTGCACCACCAAAAGAGCAGAACCAATAGACGTGACTAATTTCTGTACTTTTGTGCTTCATAAACTGAAACATCATTGGGTACGCTTAAAAGTCTCTTCAAACATACATTCATTTACGGTCTAGCAACCGTATTACCTAGAATTCTAACAGCACTACTCACGAGGTTGTATACTGGATATCTTCCAGATACAGATGCATTTGGGGAAGTGACGATTGTTTTTTCATACGTAATGTTTTTAAATGTGATTCTTACCTACGGTATGGAAACTGCATTTTTTAAATTTTTTAATGAAAAAAAACATAAAGAAAGCACATTATCTACCTCGCTAATTTCTCTTCTTGTAACAACTGTATTTTTTGCAGTATTAGCATTTTTGGCGATTGATTTTCTAGCAGGTATTTCTGGAGTTCCTAGTGCATATTGGAAATGGGTAATTTTAATTATTTCCTTTGATACACTTGCCGTCATTCCTTTTGCCTACATGCGAGCACAAAGTAAATCCACTAAATATGCGATGATCAAGTTGCTTAACGTTGTGATATCAACAACATTATCCGTGATTTTACTAGTGTGGTTGCCTAGGTTAGACATCATTAAAAGTTATTTTCCTTCAGATAAAATAGAACTCGTCTTTATAGCCCTTTTTGCCCCAAGTTTAATAACATTACTGATAGTTATTAAACCGTATTTTCAAAAGTGGAATTTTGATAGGGCTTTGCATAAAAAAATGCTTAGATATGGAGGACCTATACTCATTGCGGGTCTTGCATTTGTTGTTAACGAATCTTTTGATAAAATACTTTTAGAGAGACTCTTACCAGAGAAAATAGCAGATAGCCAAGTAGGAATTTATGGGGCCTGCTACAAATTGTCTATAGGAATGACCCTTTATGCAACCGCATTTAGAATTGGGATTGAGCCATTTTTCTTTAGTGAAGCAGGTAATAAAAATGCAACTCAGATGTATGCACAAATCACAAAGACCTTTGTAGTCTTTGGGGCTATCGCTCTTTTTATATATGTGGTTTTAGTAGATGTTGTGAAAGTGATTTTACTCAATAATACAGATTATTGGGAAGGTATGTACATCGTTCCTTTGATTTTGATAGCTTATTTATTTTTCGGTATTTATCAGACTTTATCTGTTTGGTATAAAACCACAGATAAGACGAGATATGGCGCTTATATTTCTGCTGGAGGTGCTGCCTTCACTATTCTTATTAATGTGTTATTAATACCACAAATAGGATATCTTGCTAGTGCTATTGCTACATGTGTTGCTTATGGAATCATGATGATTATCTCCTATTATATCGGAAGAAAACATTTAGCAATTCCTTATGATGTAAAAAATATACTTTTGTACCTTATCATAAGTATTTCTTTTTCTTGTGTGTTTTTTTACGGAGTAAGATCATATTACGGCGTGGGAACTCTAACTACTTATACTATTGGTACATTTATGACCTTAGTATTATCCGTTCTTATTGGATTTAAGGAAAAAGATATGTTGTTATCACTTTTTAAAAGAAAGTGATTTTGCTTTCGTAAAAAAAACTCAAATAAATAGATAAGTTAGTTATAATTAAAAGAAACAGATGAAAATCAAAGTCATAAATAAAAGTAATCATGCACTACCACACTATGAGACAATAGCTAGTGCGGGGATGGATCTACGTGCAAATCTCACGGAGTCAATAACCATTGGTTCACTAGAACGAGCAATCGTTCCAACTGGAATTTTAATAGAACTACCTGTAGGTATTGAAGCGCAAGTAAGACCTCGAAGTGGTCTTGCTGCAAAAAAAGGAATTACCGTTCTAAATGCACCAGGTACTATTGATGCAGATTATCGTGGAGAAGTAGGTGTTATATTAGTAAATCTATCAAACGACCCATTTACTATTGAAAATGGTGAACGTATTGCTCAAATGGTCATCGCAAAACATGAACAAGGGCAGTGGGATGAGGTAGAAGAACTCTCTACAACAGATCGTGGAGAGGGAGGCTTTGGCTCTACAGGTGTAAAATAATAATAGAAATTTTTCGCGAAAGCGAGAATTATAAAAACATTTTTAATGAAAATAATAGTACCTATGGCGGGATTAGGTTCCCGTATTCGTCCACACAGTCTTACTGTACCAAAACCTTTAATTCCAGTAGCAGGATCTCCCATTGTACACAGATTAGTGCGCGACATTGCTAAAATATTAGACCAACCTATAGAAGAAATTGCTTTTATCTTAGGTGACCCAACATTTTTTGGAGATGAGGTAACCACACAATTAGGGGAGCTAGCAACTAGTCTAGGGGCAAAGGCATCAATATATCGTCAAGGAGAGGCATTGGGAACGGGACACGCTATCATGAGCGCAGAGCCATCCTTAAGTGGGCCAGCTGTAATTGCCTATGCAGATGCTTTGATACGTGCAGATTTAGAGCTAGACCCAGATGCAGATAGCGTTATTTGGACAAAAACTGTCGCTAATCCTGAAGCATACGGGGTGGTAAAACTTAATGAAAAACAAGATATTATAGAGCTTGTAGAAAAGCCTTCAACTTTTGTTTCTGACCAAGCAGTGATAGGAATATATTATTTCAAAGATGTAGCCGTTCTTAAAGAGAAGCTACAAGAGGTAATAGATGAAAACATAATGAATGGTGGCGAGTATCAGATTAATGATGGCATAAAAAAAATGATGGCAGAGGGCCGTATATTTAAAACAGGTACGGTTGATGAGTGGATGGATTGTGGTAACAAGGAAGTGGCGATAGAAACAAACAGTAAGATGTTACAATTTTTACACGATGATGGTCAAGAACAACTCGTTGCCGACAATGTAACATTAGAAAATTCTAAAATCATTCCGCCTTGCTTTGTAGGAGACAACGTTGTGTTAAAAAATACTACCATTGGTCCAGGTGTAGCAATTGGAGCAGGCACAACAATTGAAGATAGTACAATCACACATAGCTTAATTCAAAAACAGAGTTATATTAAGAACGTACAATGGACAGAGGCTATGATAGGTAATAAAGTGCATTTCGATGGTTCATTTACAAGAGTAAGCCTCGGTGATTACAGTGTGATGAAATAAATGATATTTAGAGGATGAATAAGAAAATCTACATACTCGTTTTTATAGTGTTGGTTACGCTTTCGCGAAAGCGTATCCTCGCACAGCAACCACTAGAGCAAACTCCATTTGAGGATGAGAATGTAGATGACTTAGGCAATGTTTCAGATGCTTTTCAAGTTTCATTTTTTGAAGCATTAAAACAAAAGGGCATAGAAAACTATGACCGTGCAATAAGTGCTTTAGATAAATGTATTTTGTTAGAACCAGAAAAGGCAATCCTATACTTTGAAAGGGGTAAAAATAATGTGTTTTTGAAAAACTATGATCGAGCTATAGAAGATTTCAAAAAATCCTTAGAAATAAACCCAAATGACAAAGATGTTCTAATAGTCTTGTACGACGTTTACTATACACAGCGAGATTATACAGCTGCAGAGAAAATAGTAAAGGAACTAATGGATTTTGATATTCAATACAAAGAAGATCTAGCCCGTATTTATACTCAGACTAAACGTTACAATGAAGCTCTTGACCTCTTAGATGAGTTGGAAGATGAGTATGGACCAGATCTTTATCGTGATCAATTAAAAAATAGACTTTACATGCTCTCTGGAAATACAGAGCGACAAGTGAAAGAAATTGAAGAAAATATTGTTTCTAGCCCAAAGAGTACAGCCGAGTATTTGAAGCTTATCTTTCTTTACAGTGAACAAGGTAATTCTAGAAAGGCATATGAAACTGCGTTAGAACTTCAAAAAGTAAACCCAGAAGCAGATGAAGTGCAACTAGCTCTTTACAAATTTTATCTTATTGACAACAAAACAGACCTTGCAGTAGCAGCGATGCAAAAAGTGCTAGAAAGTAAAACAATCGCTCTAGAAGGTAAGCATAATGTTCTCAACGATTTCTTGATTTTTGTAAATGAAAATCCACAGTTTGAGATGCAGTTAGAAAATGCTATCACCGTCTTTGATAAACAAGTGGGAAGTGCTAATATCTTCTATGAATTAGCAGTATATTATTTACAAAAAGGGGATAAAGTAAAAGCATTGCCATACTTCAAAAAAGCCTTAGCTACTAGCCCAGAAGATCTTGAAATTATTAAAAACATTATACTTCTCCAGCTAGATGAAGATCAGTTTTTGGACGCAGAAAAAACGGTCTCTGAAGCCTTGGACTTATATCCTTCACAACCTTTATTATATTTAACATATGGAGTAACTTTAAATAAGCAAAACAAATTTAAAGAAGCAATAATACAGTTAGAAACGGGAATTGATTATATCATTGATGATGTAAAAATGGAAGCAGATTTTTATAATCAACTGGGCGATGCTTATTCGGGGACTGGAGATTCTTCTAAAGCAAAAAGTTATTACGAGAAGGTTAAAAGCTTACAAGCAAAAGAAAATTAATGAAAAAATATAGCTACTTATTCATATTTATACTTCTAGCAAGCTGTAGTGGAACAAAAAAGATTGCAACTTCAGAAAGTGCAGAAGATATAACATCTTCAAGATTGATCAATGAATATTATGCAAATGCACTTGAGTATAAAACCATGGATGCTCGTACGCGTTTAAGGTATGAAGATAAAAACAATAGCCAGTCTGTCACTGTAACGATTCGTATTGAAAAAGATAAAAAAATATGGCTCAATGCTTCTCTATTAGGTATTTCAGGAGCTCGTGCATTGATTACCCCTGATAAAGTTCAATTTTATGATAAGCTTAATCGGCAATATTTTGAGGGTGATTTTAGGTTTTTGAGTGAATATCTAGGAGTTGATATTGACTTTTTTCAATTGCAACGCTTATTGTCGGGACAAACAGTGTATGATTTACGAGAAGGGAAGTATGATTTTAAAAAAACGGCAGTAGGATACACTATCACTCCTAGAAAACAATTAGAGGGTATAAATTTATTATTTTCCATAAGTTCTGAAAATTTTATGGTAGACAGACAACGAGTTGAACAACCTGCAGAAAATGTCTCGTTAGACGTAGTATATGGCGCTTATCGTAATGTAGAAGGAAAACCTTTTCCTACACAAATAGATATTCTAGCAAATGATAATCAAAATCAGACTCGAGTAAGTATAGATTTTAGAGATATAGATATAAATGTAGATACTAATTTTCCATTTTCTATACCATCAGGATATTCTAAAATAGAGCTTCATGCAAGATAGTTGTTTCTCTTATAAAGCTATTTTGAGCTGTTTTTTCCTCTTTTTTATTGTCTCAACAGTAGTTGGTCAATCTGCAGAGCAAAAGAAGCTAGAAAAACGCCGAGAATCGCTCAAGCAAGAGATGGCACAATTGCAGCGTTTACGGGATACAAATAAAAAGAAAGAAATTTCTATTCTTACACAAGTAGAGGACCTAGACACAAAAATAAAACTGCGTACAGATTTAATAAAGGTTACAAATAGACAGGCAAATTTACTTACACGGGAAATTAACGAAAACTTATCTAAGATGGAAAGCCTGAGAGAGGAGCTAACCATTTTAAAAGAAGATTACGGAGAGATGATCCGTAAATCATATAAAAGTAAAAGCGGACAAAGTAAAATAATGTTTCTCTTATCTAGCGAAAGCTTTAAGCAAGCTTATAAGCGTACTCAGTATATGAAACAATATGCTAATTACCGTAAGAAACAGGGAAATCAAATAAAAGAGCGCACAAAGCTTTTACAACAAACTAATAAAAAGCTCGTACAGCAAAAGAAAGATAAAGATGTCTTAATAGCAGAAAATCGAATTGCAAAAGCAGCGCTAGATAAAGAAAAACAAAGACAAGCAGCACTTGTTAGAGAAATCAAGAAAAAATCGAGTAGCTATACAGCACAGTTACGTAAAAAGCAACGAGAAACAGATCGTATAGATCATCAGATAGATAAAATAATTGCAGATGCAATTAAAGCTAGTAATAAAAAAGCAGGTAAGTCAACCACAAGCAATAAAGGTTTTGCCCTAACACCAGCAGAGGTTACGTTAGCCAGAAAATTCTCTAGAAACAAAGGAAAGCTTATTTGGCCGGTAGAGCGTGGGCGTGTCACAAGACGCTTTGGGAAATCTGCACACCCTACCTTACCTGGGATTACAACTATTAATAGTGGAGTAGAAATTGAAACCAGTCAAGGCGCTTCGGCAAGAGCCGTATTTGCAGGAGAAGTCACAACCATACAAGATATGCAAGGAGGCGCCGCAACTGTTTTTATAAGGCACGGAGATTATTTCACAGTATATACAAATCTTAAAAACATAAAAGTCAAAACAGGTGATCAGATAGCCTATAAAGAAACACTAGGTGAGATCACTCGCAATGCTTTTAGTGGCAAAACAATTTTAAAATTTTCAGTTCGTAGAAATACTTCAAAGCTCAACCCCGCAGACTGGGTATTAGGAATGTAATTTTTTTCGCTTTCGCGAAAGCGTAATTATATATGTCACTAAGCAGTCCGACTTTAATTTTAGCATAACACTAAGTTTATTTTAATAGTTTCTTATTACAGCAACCTTTTAATTATAAGTAATTTAGAAGTGAACAAAAAAACAAATAAAATTATGAACTCTACAGAATTTGAAGGAAAATGGAATCAAGTAAAAGGAGAATTCAAACAGAAATATGGAAAAATGTTTAATGATGATGAAACCTTTGCAGAAGGTAAGTTTGATGAAGTAGCTGGACGTATCCAAGAAAAAACAGGAAAATCAAAAGAAGCTATTAGAGAAGAAGTAGAAAAGTGGTAGCCACTTTTATTAAGTTTAAAATAGTAAAGCCTCCCAATGGGAGGCTTTACTATTTTAAGAAGGTAGCAATTATGTAAATAAAGCTTTCAACTCTGTTGCTTCATTAGGTTTCATCTTTCCAGCAAGCACTAAAGAAAGCTGTTTGCGTCGCAGAGCGGCATCAAAGCGTTCCTTTTCTACTGTACTTTCTGGAATTAGCTTAGGTATTTGTACAGGAATCCCTTGGTCATCTACAGCAACAAAAGTGTAAATTGCTTCATTTGCTTGAGAGCGTTGCCCACTCTCACGATCTTCTACCCAAACATCTATAAATACCTCCATAGAAGTTTTAAAAGCACGAGATACTTTTGCCTCCACAGTAACAACACTACCTAAAGCAATACTTCTGTTAAAAGCAACGTGATTCACAGAGGCAGTTACAACAATACGGCGACAATGTCTTCTTGCAGCAATACTAGCAGCACGGTCCATACGCGCGAGTAATTCTCCACCAAATAAATTATTTAATGGGTTTGTTTCACTAGGAAGTACAAGGTCAGTAAGTATAGTTTTTGAATCACTTGGAGTTCTCGGTTCCATATTTCATATTTTAGACAAAGGTACGTAGGTCTCACAAGACGAAAAGACTCTTTGTAAAAATTTAAGATGCAACTAGGATATGTGTGTAATTTTAAGAATAGCTTTAAGAATACACTAGATCTATATATGTAAATGTATTATTTTGAAAATAGTCTATTTCTAGACTCGCTACTTAATCTTTTGTACGAGTAACCAAGCAGAAGAGTTGTCCTCTTTACGTATTTTTCTGAGCATATTTATTGCCTCATCACTATCAGTAAAACTACCATAAACAACTTGGTGTAAACCATATCTATTAATACCTATTTGACGTGCCTTGTAGCCTTTTTCACGTAGTTGTGAGACACGAGTTTGAGCATTTTCTTCTTGTCGAAATGCTCCTGCAACAATATGATATTTACCCGTAGGTTTTGAAACTGCAAGTGTTATTGCAGGTAGTGGATTTTCAATTACAAAAGTTGCCTCTTGAATTTTATCCTCTAGTTGTATACTTGCTTCTTGTTTTGAAGCATAATTAAACTCCTCTACATCTCTCAAGTAGGTGTAACCTAATATTCCTGATACTCCTAGAATCACTACGGCCGCCGCCGCATATTTAAGCCAATTACTGTTTCTTCTTTCTGGGGTAAAAACTATCGGTGTTGTAGCCTCTATAGATTTTACCTCTTCCTTATAAACTTCTCTGAGCACTTGAGAAGAAGTAAAGGAAGATAATCCAAATGAAGACGTTAAATAATTGAGATGGTACGATGGTTCAAAATGTAATTTATTTTCTTCATCAAGAGAAAGAGATCCTATATTTTGTAACGTTTGACTTTCCCCTTTATGCAATCCATCATATAAATAGCGCACATAGGATGCAATTTTCATAGTTGCCTCCTCATAAGGAATCATCTCTGTTTTTGAGATATAGTTTGCTAATAAACCATCATTATCTATAAGCTGCCTATTAAAAGATAATTTTTTCTTAGGTGGATAAAAAGCGTTAGTACTAGAATGCACTTGAGCACTCTGTAACTGTGTTAGAAAGGCACCAAATTCTGGTAAAATTACACACTCATATCTATAAAGAAGGTCACTTATGTACTGGTCTAACTGCATAAGCTCAAATTTAGAAAAAATCAACTTCAGCTGGAGACATCTTTCAAGATTTTATTAACACATTTTTTTGTTGTTTCTTGTTACTCCCATTAATATGTCATAAATGTCAGAAAAAGAACTTCTTGCCTTATTAGTTTTACAATACACTCCACATCTAGGAGATGGTTCTATAAAAAGGCTTATACAAAAATTTGGTAGTGCTCAGGAGGTGCTCTTACAGAAAAAAAGCACTTTATTAGCTATCGATGGGATAGGAGAGCATAAATTAAGTGCTTTTGGTAAAGAAGAATACTATGCTTTCGCGAAAGCAGAATTAGAATATATGAGTAATGACGGTATTCATGCCGTATCGTATCTACAAGACGAATATCCACTGCGACTCAAACATTGCATCGACAGTCCAGTAATACTATTTTCTCGCGGAAAGATTAATTGGAACAATCCACGCATACTAAGTATTGTGGGAACGCGAAAGATTACAACCTATGGAGAAGATTTCATTAAAAAATTTATAGCCGAAATTGCACCACTCAACCCACTTATTATTTCTGGTTTTGCTTATGGAGTTGATATAACAACTCACAAAGCATGTATAGCGCATGGATTGCAAAACGTGGGTGTACTAGCACATGGGTTAAATCAAATTTATCCAAAGGTGCATGCTAGATATGTTAATGAAGTGGAAAGAAATGGGGGTTTTGTGACAGATTTTTGGAGCTCGAGTACATTTGTACACACAAACTTTTTACAACGTAATCGCATCATTGCTGGCCTCTCTGAAGCAACTATTGTTATAGAGTCTGCCGCAAAGGGAGGCTCACTGGTGACCGCAGAGTTTGCAAATGGGTATAACCGAGAGGTATTTGCTGTACCAGGTAGAACAAATGATAAACAAAGTATAGGCTGTAATAATCTTATAAAACAATCTAGAGCACACTTACTAACTAATGCAGCAGATATCGTGTACATGCTTAATTGGAAGCTGGAAGAAAAAACAAAACCTGTTATACAAAAACAACTTTTTGTAGAGCTTACAGATGATGAAAAACTAGTGTGGCGCTTTCTTAGTAATAATGGTAAAGAACTTCTAGATAGTATTGCTTTACATTGTAAAATGCCCACCTTTAAAGTTGCCAGCGTATTATTACAAATGGAATTAAAGGGAGTGGTAAGGCCATTACCAGGTAAGCTATTTGAAATCATATAATGTAATATGACCTAGTAAACTTTCAAGTGATTTAAATTCACTATTCTAAAATTATAATTTTAATACAACATAAATAACTGATTAACAGAATTTTAAGTTTTTGGCACGTGTTTTGGTTTGTATTTAGGGAATCAAAAAACGAACACTTATGAAAACGATCAAAAAACTTTTCGGATTCGTGCTAATTGCAGCTCTCTTTACATCATGTTACTCAGAAGTAGTAGTCACAGATGATTATATAGAACCAGCAGGTCCCACACTTAATCAAGTATTGAATCAATATGAAATATGGTACATTGACATAGACCGTTCATCTGGTGACACAGTGGTACCATTTTTACAAAAAGCATTTACAGTATCTTTTAGAAATGGTACCCTCTTTGCAAACAATAACCTTTCTGGTATTGGACAAAATGGTGGAGGCTTTGGTATTGCAGTGGCTGGGTATGATACTTTTAATTATGAGCTAGATGTTGCTCATGATCTAGATGGAGATTACTCTTTTGATGTAAGAGTGTTATCTAATTTTGAAATAGAGCTTTATCATCCATTTACTGGCGCGCGTTACATATTAGAAGGTTTTCAACGCAGTAGCTTTGATTATGACCTTGTATTCTATGAGAACATACATTACTTTCTTCAAGAGTTTGAGGCATGGGAGAAAATTTACGCAAGTGATGAAGGAGAGGTAAATCCTTTTGACGATGAAAACTTTCTACAGTTTTTACCTGCAGGCAACTCAGGAAACTTTAGAAGTTCAATAGATCCAAATGGAACTTATATAAATGATATTATTTGGGATTTCAACGGTATTTATGATGTAGATGATATCCCAGGTGAGTTTTACCAGAAGACATTGTTTCTTGAGTATAATACACTAGAATTTGAAGACTTTGACTTGACTATTATTGATGATACGACCATAGAGTTATATCAGCCTTCAACTGGAACAACTTATGAATTTCGAGGTAGAGGGTACATAGAATTTAGAACGTCAACAGACGGTAAATCTACCAAGTTGCCTAAATACCGTAAGAAAACGGCAACAATTAAAAAAGAAATAGAAGCTCTTAAAGAGAAAAAGCTTAAGGCGCTTAAAGAATAAATGGTTGCTCAATAGACAGCAACGGGATTGACGAGTTTTTGGTTGGTTATTTAGTTGAAGAATCCTTACCTAAGGTGGTACTTAGAGTGAGGGTTCTTTTTTTTGGATGTTTGTGAAGATTATATGTATTGACACAAAAAATAAAAACGAAACACAAAATTTATTAATAATAGTTATAGTTCGCTTTCGCGAAAGCGTACACTTCTTTTTACCTTAAGCTATACCGCTTTAAATATTTGTTTCTTTTGCCAAACTAGTCTTAATATATGGATACAACCACTCGTTTTTTGTAACTTTCTAATTCAATTGAAACACTAACTAAAAATCAGAATTATGGGATTATTTTCATTTATTAAAAATGCAGGTGCAAAAGTATTTGGTATAGGAAAAACAGATAAAGAGGAGGCAGCAGAAAAAGCAGCTGCAGCCGAAGAAAAGATAGCATTGCGCAATGCACACGCGGCTAGAAACATGACAGAGACAATACGTGATTTAGGGTTAGATGTAGACAATCTTGATATTTCAATAGATGGAGATGTCGCTGTAGTAACAGGAAGTGCACATGATCAGTCAACTAAAGAGAAAGTTGTTCTTGTGGTAGGAAACTCAACAGGAATAGCTACCGTAGATGATAGATTAACTGTTGAAAATCCAGAGCCAGAAGCGCGTTTTTACACAGTAGAAAGTGGAGATTCTCTAAGTAAAATCTCTAAGGAGATGTACGGAGATCCTATGAAATACCCTCAGATATTTGAAGCAAATAAGCCTATGCTTTCAGATCCAGATAAGATTTATCCTGGTCAAGTATTGCGTATACCACATTTGGATAAGTAATAAACAGTATCAGGATACACGTTATATAAAAGAGTAAACGCTAGTAATGTTTGCTCTTTTTTTATGAGGTGAAATTAAACCAAGGGTCATGTATAATTTCAGGGAAG from Dokdonia sp. Hel_I_53 carries:
- a CDS encoding nicotinic acid mononucleotide adenyltransferase, translating into MKTIKKLFGFVLIAALFTSCYSEVVVTDDYIEPAGPTLNQVLNQYEIWYIDIDRSSGDTVVPFLQKAFTVSFRNGTLFANNNLSGIGQNGGGFGIAVAGYDTFNYELDVAHDLDGDYSFDVRVLSNFEIELYHPFTGARYILEGFQRSSFDYDLVFYENIHYFLQEFEAWEKIYASDEGEVNPFDDENFLQFLPAGNSGNFRSSIDPNGTYINDIIWDFNGIYDVDDIPGEFYQKTLFLEYNTLEFEDFDLTIIDDTTIELYQPSTGTTYEFRGRGYIEFRTSTDGKSTKLPKYRKKTATIKKEIEALKEKKLKALKE
- the dprA gene encoding DNA-processing protein DprA, which encodes MSEKELLALLVLQYTPHLGDGSIKRLIQKFGSAQEVLLQKKSTLLAIDGIGEHKLSAFGKEEYYAFAKAELEYMSNDGIHAVSYLQDEYPLRLKHCIDSPVILFSRGKINWNNPRILSIVGTRKITTYGEDFIKKFIAEIAPLNPLIISGFAYGVDITTHKACIAHGLQNVGVLAHGLNQIYPKVHARYVNEVERNGGFVTDFWSSSTFVHTNFLQRNRIIAGLSEATIVIESAAKGGSLVTAEFANGYNREVFAVPGRTNDKQSIGCNNLIKQSRAHLLTNAADIVYMLNWKLEEKTKPVIQKQLFVELTDDEKLVWRFLSNNGKELLDSIALHCKMPTFKVASVLLQMELKGVVRPLPGKLFEII
- the lysM gene encoding peptidoglycan-binding protein LysM produces the protein MGLFSFIKNAGAKVFGIGKTDKEEAAEKAAAAEEKIALRNAHAARNMTETIRDLGLDVDNLDISIDGDVAVVTGSAHDQSTKEKVVLVVGNSTGIATVDDRLTVENPEPEARFYTVESGDSLSKISKEMYGDPMKYPQIFEANKPMLSDPDKIYPGQVLRIPHLDK